GCTCGCTGGGAAGACACGTGTGACACTGAGCTGCGCAGACACGAGGGGAGAAACGTCAAAAACTGTGACGCATTTATTTACGAATAATCGGCAATTGATACGCGAGAACGACACAAACGATTGTTTACAATAATGGAAATTGCTCACCTCAATGTTTCCCATTGTTTGGAATGCGGTAAACACCAGCATAAATCCAAAACTTAGGACCAGAACGTTCAACAATCTCTTGTCAATCTCCATGATTACTTatgaattttcccaaaaattggGTGTTACGagatttcaataaaatgacACTTCAAGTTAACACCGTATGTTAGACTATCCTCCCCGAAGGTGTTCGCCGCATGGGTAGAAGCGAATGGCTTCGCCAGCCGCTGTTGACAGCCAGTGGCGCGTCGGAGCCGCGGAATCATGCGGCAGTCGTGGGGGCTTGATCGACTCgattcggtttttttttttcgctatcatagaaaaaaaaggatctGAAGTTGGGAACAAGTTCTGTATGTCACGTGGAGCACAATAGGTACTTGACATTGCTCCGGCAGTAGTTCATGacatgagaaaaatttctccaaGTGGTCTCTCTATtgttttataaatattaaaattgttatgcattttttaataGATGCGTGCGCACTTATTTGATAggggataaatatttattaaatgataTCGCGATTTTTCTCAGTAATTAACTAAGAAGAATTATTACTAGTTAATCAGTAAtcattgtaaattaattttgctgAAGAAATCTGCAAAAGCTTGGGAATTTCTCCTGCATTACTACTCCCACCGAATCGACTAATTATCTCGCAAAAAGTAGTGACAAGAACTGCAAGCAATTCTCCTCACCATAAATTCAAATCTTCGCGAGGGTGGCGCCACAGTTTCCTCAACCCACCGCAATTTACTTTCCATCTTAATAACAAAATAGCATCTTCCCGCGATAGGCAAAAAGCACATCGACACGATTGAAATACTTCAAGTTAAAGTGAAACTCAATCCACCGAATCCAATGGTTCACTCAATTTCTCCACTCGATTCATTGGCTCGATAATCCCCCCAACATAACCCGAACGCGAGCGCCTCACAATTGATCGTGGCGAGGCGCGAAGTACATGTACCGgagcaaagaggatagaccaaagtagaggctcagttctgggggtttgactgacgccagtttctccacattaccgacatgatttcacccccgaagagacggggcgccacgaatcctactggggtatcagcatatcggccaagccggTAACGCCTCAGTAGCAGTCCCGCTGCCACGGGGACAAGTCGAGAGTGGAGATATAGGTTTCTGCGCCTTTGAAATGtttctttatgatttttcagccATAATATGTCGTTTTTAggtttacaaaaattaatttaaaagatCTATTTTTCCCGGtcaggagagaaatattttcacctggCCAGTTAGTTAAGCATGTACCAAGAGCtaaatacaatattttaattgctATATTGGCGCACAGCGAGCGTCCTCAAATCGCATGCTGTGGACTCGAGTTCGATCCtaccacgaatccaatggcgccagccaaattgtcctagctatgatatttccaaagatatgggcgaaaaacggtatgagcccaaatccgggcccatttcgctctaggaggcccaggagccgagaaaaacgcgaaaaactagaaaaatcgactttagaaaattcccggacccctagaaaaatcggaaatcgtctcacgaatccaagggtgccagccaaattgccctagctatgatatttccaaagatatgggcgaaaaacggtatgagcccaaatccgggcccatttcgctctaggaggcccaggagccgagaaaaacgcgaaaaactagaaaaatcgactttagaaaattcccggacccctagaaaaatcggaaatcgtctcacgaatccaagggtgccagccaaattgccctagctatgatatttccaaagatatgggcgaaaaacggtatgagcccaaatccgggcccatttcgctctaggaggccccggagccgagaaaaacgcgaaaaactagaaaaatcgactttagaaaattcccgaacccctagaaaaatcggaaatcgtctcacgaatccaatggtgccagccaaattgtcctagctatgatatttccaaagatatgggcgaaaaacggtatgagcccaaatccgggcccatttcgctctaggaggcccaggagccgagaaaaacgcgaaaaactagaaaaatcgactttagaaaattcccggacccctagaaaaatcggaaatcgtctcacgaatccaatggcgccagccaaattgtcctagctatgatatttccaaagatatgggcgaaaaacggtatgagcccaaatccgggcccatttcgctctaggaggccccggagccgagaaaaacgcgaaaaactagaaaaatcgactttagaaaattcccggacccctagaaaaatcggaaatcgtctcacgaatccaatggtgccagccaaattgtcctagctatgatatttccaaagatatgggcgaaaaacggtatgagcccaaatccgggcccatttcgctctaggaggcccaggagccgagaaaaacgcgaaaaactagaaaaatcgactttagaaaattcccggacccctagaaaaatcggaaatcgtctcacgaatccaatggtgccagccaaattgtcctagctatgatatttccaaagatatgggcgaaaaacggtatgagcccaaatccgggcccatttcgctctaggaggccccggagccgagaaaaacgcgaaaaactagaaaaatcgactttagaaaattcccggacccctagaaaaatcggaaatcgtctcacgaatccaatggcgccagccaaattgtcctagctatgatattgccaaagatatgggcgaaaaacggtatgagcccaaatccgggcccatttcgctctaggaggccccggagccgagaaaaacgcgaaaaactagaaaaatcgactttagaaaattcccggacccctagaaaaatcggaaatcgtctcacgaatccaatggtgccagccaaattgtcctagctatgatatttccaaagatatgggcgaaaaacggtatgagcccaaatccgggcccatttcgctctaggaggccccggagccgagaaaaacgcgaaaaactagaaaaatcgactttagaaaattcccggacccctagaaaaatcggaaatcgtctcacgaatccaatggtgccagccaaattgtcctagctatgatatttccaaagatatgggcgaaaaacggtatgagcccaaatccgggcccatttcgctctaggaggccccggagccgagaaaaacgcgaaaaactagaaaaatcgactttagaaaattcccggacccctagaaaaatcggaaatcgtcccacgaatccaatggcgccagccaaattgtcctagctatgatatttccaaagatatgggcgaaaaacggtatgagcccaaatccgggcccattttgctctaggaggcccaggagccgagaaaaacgcgaaaaactagaaaaatcgactttagaaaattcccgtacccctagaaaaatcggaaatcgtctcacgaatccaatggcgccagccaaattgtcctagctatgatatttccaaagatatgggcgaaaaacggtatgagcccaaatccgggcccatttcgctctaggaggcccaggagccgagaaaaacgcgaaaaactagaaaaatcgactttagaaaattcccggacccctagaaaaatcggaaatcgtctcacgaatccaagggtgccagccaaattgccctagctatgatatttccaaagatatgggcgaaaaacggtatgagcccaaatccgggcccatttcgctctaggaggccccggagccgagaaaaacgcgaaaaactagaaaaatcgactttagaaaattcccgaacccctagaaaaatcggaaatcgtctcacgaatccaatggtgccagccaaattgtcctagctatgatatttccaaagatatgggcgaaaaacggtatgagcccaaatccgggcccatttcgctctaggaggcccaggagccgagaaaaacgcgaaaaactagaaaaatcgactttagaaaattcccggacccctagaaaaatcggaaatcgtctcacgaatccaatggtgccagccaaattgtcctagctatgatatttccaaagatatgggcgaaaaacggtatgagcccaaatccgggcccatttcgctctaggaggcccaggagccgagaaaaacgcgaaaaactagaaaaatcgactttagaaaattcccggacccctagaaaaatcggaaatcgtctcacgaatccaatggtgccagccaaattgtcctagctatgatatttccaaagatatgggcgaaaaacggtatgagcccaaatccgggcccattttgctctaggaggcccaggagccgagaaaaacgcgaaaaactagaaaaatcgactttagaaaattcccggacccctagaaaaatcggaaatcgtctcacgaatccaatggtgccagccaaattgtcctagctatgatatttccaaagatatgggcgaaaaacggtatgagcccaaatccgggcccatttcgctctaggaggcccaggagccgagaaaaacgcgaaaaactagaaaaatcgactttagaaaattcccggacccctagaaaaatcggaaatcgtctcacgaatccaatggtgccagccaaattgtcctagctatgatatttccaaagatatgggcgaaaaacggtatgagcccaaatccgggcccatttcgctctaggaggcccaggagccgagaaaaacgcgaaccgCCCTGCCCCCCCTGAAAGACTTCGAtgaaattgccaatgagcgagagagaaatatctttccccctctctcttcctATGTCACTCACACTGGGTTATTCACGTCAGTagtactcgtggcgccccgtctcctcgggggtgaaatcgtgtcggtaatgtggagaaactggcgtcagtctaACCCCccgaactgagcctctactttggtctatcctctttgtaCCGGAGGGGTTCTATTCTAAACCGATGGACAATACCTACAGACAAATCACGACGTCATACACGACATTCAGTCTGcgttatatatattttttttatatccaaATGTAATCAGCATTAAAACCTCGTTACCGCCAATTGTGAATAAGGAGTCGCACAATGTGCTCATGTGTATCAGTAATCGAATGAAATTGTCGTAAGTACCGAGCCATTAAATCTACAGATATAAATAGAATTGGGGAGGGCTTATCGTCGTGGTGGCTATCTCCTCTCAATGCCCGTGCCCACTGTCTCTGTGTGTACGTATCTGCCTGAGGTGTATGAGATCACGATTCAGGCATTATGACGGATTCACTGCGACACTCAAAGTCGGATCCTTTGGTTTACTGCAAATGCTTGAGAAAGGACGCGCCCTAGATATGTATGGGCCGTCGCTGGCGACGTTTTGTGaagtgaaaagtggataatcCCATTAAATATTAGAACTTAAACATTATACTGttgattattataaaataaggTGTGTTGATTCTGTGCCAGCGatagttgatattttttttttatcatccaaGTGTCAAATCTCACCGTCAATCATGAAGAAACAATTCTTCAGAGTCAAACAACTAGCTGACCAGACATTCTCCAGGTGAATCACTCATTCTATCTCCCACCCTtggttttatcaatttttgaagTCATTATCAATTCTCTTTGATTGATTACAATTCACCGAGGACAGTTTTAACGGTTGAGAACTTGGTTTTCCTGTATTTTCAGGGCTGGCAAGACAGAAGTGCTTACTGACGACCTGCAGGCAGCAGACAAGCACGTTGAGCTGATAAGGAATGCGCTGACTGGACTCAGCAAACGTCTGGGTACACCGCCCAGTGCCGCCCTAGCCCAAGACACATCGCTCAAGGAAAAACGCTTGGTAATTTCCACAAATTACTCGATAATTGCCAATTCGAGTTTTCGACGAATATCTTGAAATGTAAAAggcatagaaaaatttttgttataaccTTTTTTGGAGAGCCAATTGAGGGTTATAAAAAAGGTAGGGAcacaaatttttccatctcctTTAGATTCTGAGTTATTCATCATATAGTTACTGAATTTATCTATCCTCAATTAGCTGGGATTATTCAGTGATGgttgtcttttttttcatgatattattttcattctcagaAAAAATGTCCGGAATATGTTCTCGGACAAACAATGATGGATTGTGCAACCGACGATGGCTTGATGAGTTACACATTAGCCGTTTGTGGCCGTGCTCAAGTGTTGCTGGCCTCCGAAACAGTCGATCATGAGGCCAAAGTCGAGCAATACGTCGCTGCACCTCTCCAACAGATTTTGGAGACTGACGTCCCCAATATCATAAAACACAAGAGGAATTTAGCACGTTTAATACTAGACATGGACAGCGCAAGAACGCGGTATCACCAAGCGAGTAAACACAGTGCTGGAGGTGATTCATCAGTTGTCAAGTTTATTTACATATTCATGGTCTATTCATGATGCATtgtttctgtttattttttaattatctgcATTCCGTCGGGTTTGTTTTGAATTGCAGGCACAGCGGCGACTAAGATTGATAATTTGAGGGAAGAACTGGAGGAGGCTGAGACAAAAGTTGAACAGTGTCGTGATCAATTGGCTGCTGAGATGTTTCAGCTCATGTCGAGGGAGACTGAGCTTGCTCAAAGAATAATTCAGTACGTCAAGCTTCAGCGAGCTTATCACGAAAGTGCCTTATTCTGTCTCGAGGATCTCATTCCGGGATTAGAAAGCTACATCAGTGAGTTACACAGCTAAATTTCGTCTCGTTTGACTGTTATTTGTTAGGAGTAGTGGGAGAAGATTATGCATATAGTACCCATTAAGTTTTACTCATTTCGTGGTACCATTCTCCGGGATATATTCGGGAAGAGTATCTCTTTTGAATCGTTTAAGATCTCGTTTTGTTTCATGACTTCCGAGAGGCAATAAAATCTATCGACTTTCatggttgaaaaattaataatcagaTTTCACTGGAATCCATTCAGATACGAGAAAGAATTGCAATCACTTCCTCTTTGCTTCCCAATGGAAGCATTTCAATAGTTCAAATCGTTTCGATATTTTCCTGATCAAATTATTCAACATATTCTAAAAATTtagaattattcataaatgtCTTAGTAAGTgacttcaattttaaaaaaagaaaatcgatTACCCGGAAGAAAGGGATAATAATgggaataataatgatgatgactTCCAATTAGTGTTGATAAGACTCAATCAGCTGAAAATAAATCTGATTCAGTCAAATAACCCTCGAATTATACGCGATAAAAGAAAATCACGGGCAAAACAACTTGCATGTGCATACAACAGAGATTTCTCACTCGTTTTGATGGAAACTATTGTTTCAATCATGCTTAGATGACAATGAGATGAAGCCAGTGTATGGCCACCCTTTGGAGGAGCATCTTCGAGTGACAAATCGTAAAATAGCACTTCCAATTCAACTTTGTGTATCAGCACTTCTGAAGCTTGGAATGGAAGAGGAGGGCCTATTTAGAATAGCCGGTGGTGCGTCTAAATTACGAAGAATTAAGCTCAGTTTAGACGCATGCTGTCTCACGTTACCAACAGCATTGGAGTACAAAGATCCTCATGTTATTGCTGGAGCACTTAAGTCATATCTACGCGAATTACCTGAGCCCCTTCTTACCTACAAGTGAGTTAATATCTAATAAATTTCaagttgtattatttttttactatttcaGAGGATTAACTTCCTCAATAGATGGACAACCCCTACCATTCCCTTTACTTTTTAACGGCTTGAAAGTGTAAAAATGCGTAAATTACTCGGACATATCTGTGTGTAATGTATGATTGCAAAATTCCCTCGGTCATTGCACCGATAAGGAAAATTGTGCGCATGTGTAAACCAAAATTGTTTTGATTCATTGACTTGCATTACATGGACGGATTAGTTGGTCACCGGCCAGTGGAATCATTTCAATTGATCCGACCTCGAGTTCTCaaccacacacacacactcacCCAACTACATTTCAACAAATGTGATCCCAAGTGGGAACATAatacgatttatttatttcgtctCAGTTGGAAATGCAGCAATCATGTTAATGTCCCcattgattgaattaaatgaatggaatgaatggataatttttttctatcagatTATATCCAGAGTGGATGGCAGCTGCTAAAATAGTGCAGAGTGATATCAGGTTGAGAGCACTGTGGGAAGTCCTCCATAAATTACCACCTGCTAATCTGGAGAATTTgaggtttttaattaaatttttggcgGTGCTGACGAAGAACAGTGACGTTAATAAAATGTCACCTCAGAATATCGCCATTGTCATTGCACCCAATTTAATATGGAGCCCTCAAGAAGATGTTAATACTATGGTGTAAGTAGAAATCATTTTGAAAGCAGAatgattaacaaaataattttgaatgataGTCATGACATctatctcattattttttaaatactgtAATGTCTGCTTTTAGAATGAATATGAGTACCGCAAACAACTCTAGTCTAATAGTCGACCAATTAATAACGTATGCGGACTGGTTCTTCCCCGGGGAGATAGACTTTGATCGTGATTTGGACGTCGGCATTGTGAATGGCAATGAGCCTCAAGTAATTGGTATGCGAAGATGCATATCGAACAGCAGTCTCAGTGACCATGGTGAAAGTCCACCCCAGGGTAGTCCAAAGCCAGCAACAAGGCGAAAAAATAAGCCAGCACCAACGCCCCCAAATGCAACTCCAGATAAAACCGAAAAGAGAATGGATGATAAACCTCCCCCGGCCCCTGACAAGCCCCCAAGGCCTTTAACAACAGCGACATTGAATCGTCACACCTACAAGGCTCAGAAACATGAAGTGAATACTGAACTTACGACTCATCATCACGAGCCAAAACCCGAGAGAACTgacaagaatgaaaaaatcgagaagCTGGAGAAGACCGCAGAGATGGAGGGAAAATCTCTGATTTGTGAGACTACAAATCATGACACTCATCCCCACGAGAACAATGAGAAGATTGAGACGCCAAAGTTGGACAATAACGTCGAAATAAAACGTAAAAACTCTGATTCATCAGATACGAAACGCAAAAATTCGGACTCACTGGCCCCTATTGGATTCGAAGGCATCAACATGCGAAGCACTTCCAATGCAGCGCAGTTCCGAATTTCTGACCCTGAAAATAACGATATGCATAAATCAAAGCCAGTACCAGCGGAAAAACCATCGCCCTCGACTTTAGAAAGGAAGAGGGTTCCCGTGGCCGCGCCGAGGACCACCTTGGTGAATGCAGCCCATCAAAATTGCAGCACGCCAGGTTTGAATAATTCTAAACGACTACTTTCatgcgaaaaaaattctagtaaacgatttgttggaaaatgtcaatttttctaaggtttttttcatctccttttctgtgattcagatgacacagtggaattacgaaaaaaaagtgatcctgCCCCGGTGGACAGGAACAGCAAGCCGGCGATTCCAGAACGACCCGCAGGACTTGCTAGGCCCTCCAGTCTCATCAGGCCTCACATACGCCAGAGCAATGAAAATTTGGACGTTGACGTTGGAGTAAGTTCAACACCATAAATACATCCCTGTGTGTCTTATCTTTCTATTTCACGATCCAGCATGAGAGTTGCTTTTTTACTGTATCTATTTTTGTATTGATATGTGGACTGTGTATTTgtctcattaaaatttatctctCTGATGAGAGATATGTAATATTATGgtttgttttttattaaaaaaataggatGATTCGTTCAGTTTTCACCCTACTATATTTTAGGACCCACTTCTCTTTTCGTGAGTAGGATAAGAGGaacaaatgagaataaaattagggcgagaattattttttatggcaATAGTTACTTAACATTTTTTACTTTCCtgcattaattaatataatttataattcacaGTTATGAATTGCATAATATTACTATAAATACGTGGAAACTGGTACGAAGACTGAACGATTCATGCTAACCAAAGTGTGATGTTTCTAGATTCTCCGAATTGGATTTTAGCGACGgatgttttttcttcaatgttggattaatttattttatagccATTAACACTGGAGAGAGCACACGTGTACTCAGTGGATAAACAACAGGTCAGTATAATACAAGTGCGTGGAAATAATTCCGCGAAAGCTACGTCCGAGAGCAATGGAAACAGCGCTTCCAACTTGCAGAGAAGTCCAAGTGTTGGGAGTCGGCCAACCTCAATGTCCCTGAGTGGCGAGCGTCCGGAGAAGCCACCCAGGCCCGATATGCCCGAGCAAAACAAATCTCATGCCAGAACTAGGTCAGAGGGTAACATCATCGATGTTCAGACACAGACGCAGACGGTCATTGTTCCCAAATCACCTGGGCAAATTCAAACTGGTGAAAAGTCACCGAGGTTTCATCAACGACCACCACGGCCTcagccaccaccaccaccgcctCCGACAAATCGACCTAAATCCGATCACGAAAGTACTAATTTATAGAGTAGATAGGTAGAGTTTGGAAAccatatcgatttttttttcaatttggattttaattgaaagGGTTAAGTGATGTTAGACATTTAATGAAGAGGAAATTTCTTGGAAAGTTAGGGGATTATTTGAAGGATTTCCAGAAGCGAATTGAGAGAAGATTACATTAAAATTCATGTGAAATACACttgtaaataattgaaaaagagaaaaatatcaaaagacATTTGCTTTTGTTAATGCATTTTAGTAGAATTAAACTTTCAAATAATCCAGGGAGGCTGTAACATTTACAAGAAATTTATCTCTACATTATTCCGTATGGCTTCCTCAGTGAATCAGGAATTTTAAGTCATTGACGTCCGAAAATCGTCGTTGAGACATTTTTACCTCTGAAATAGCGATTTTTTATACATATTTTCAGAAGCAGAAGTTTGAGAAACTCATTCAATGCTTTTCAGATGAGAAAATCACTTCAAAGTGCTCCTAATCTCAAGAATATAACAAGCAGTATGGACTTCAGCGCACAAATCTCGAGTTgcctcgagtttttttttattcgaccgAGTAGAAAAATTGCGCTTTTTTCGACGtcgttattttaattttcacgaTTTATTGCTCGACTGTGATTGAAAGAAAGACAATAGATCGAATGACATTcatcataattttgttttctctcATAATGACAGAGAGTAGAATCAGCTAGTTATATTGATTCAGAAAAATTAAGTTTATGGAATACTCTTTCTCTTCACTTATTGATTATATTTCGTTGGCATTGCTTAGATCTTTTTTACCCTCTTcgtattttaaaaatcattatcgTGATTATCGTGATTAttggattttctttttttggatAATTCACCTCGGCGAATTGATTCAGATGTTAGTAATGATAATAGggcaaaatggaaaaaatgtttttaaaattaaaagttATGAGTTTATTGAAGATTTATGGAACATAAGATGAAAACGGCAATCGGTTAATTCAAAATCGTCCGTAgacgtgaaaaaattttcatcggaGCACGCATTTACCTAAGGAGACCTTAGGCTGTGAGTATATTGGAGTATTAAaggatttatttgtttataaatgaaataaaaaaaaaacaaaaataagaaACGGAGCTTACAGAGACAAAATTTGAACCCCATTTTCCAATCATATATTTCCAACATTATTTAATGATTCATTCATATTAAAGATAACACAATCTTGATTGACATTCATACAGTACTAAACCAATGAATCATGTCAGAGTATGGCTGCAAGTCTGTCATCGGCAACTTGTTTGGGTGTTAGTCCATCGTGATCCTTGAGTGATTTAGCCCCAATGGAGAGCAGATATTCGACGACATCGGCATGCCCACAAGAAG
The DNA window shown above is from Diachasmimorpha longicaudata isolate KC_UGA_2023 chromosome 7, iyDiaLong2, whole genome shotgun sequence and carries:
- the LOC135164840 gene encoding rho GTPase-activating protein 44-like isoform X2, which encodes MCISNRMKLSAGKTEVLTDDLQAADKHVELIRNALTGLSKRLGTPPSAALAQDTSLKEKRLKKCPEYVLGQTMMDCATDDGLMSYTLAVCGRAQVLLASETVDHEAKVEQYVAAPLQQILETDVPNIIKHKRNLARLILDMDSARTRYHQASKHSAGGTAATKIDNLREELEEAETKVEQCRDQLAAEMFQLMSRETELAQRIIQYVKLQRAYHESALFCLEDLIPGLESYINDNEMKPVYGHPLEEHLRVTNRKIALPIQLCVSALLKLGMEEEGLFRIAGGASKLRRIKLSLDACCLTLPTALEYKDPHVIAGALKSYLRELPEPLLTYKLYPEWMAAAKIVQSDIRLRALWEVLHKLPPANLENLRFLIKFLAVLTKNSDVNKMSPQNIAIVIAPNLIWSPQEDVNTMVMNMSTANNSSLIVDQLITYADWFFPGEIDFDRDLDVGIVNGNEPQVIGMRRCISNSSLSDHGESPPQGSPKPATRRKNKPAPTPPNATPDKTEKRMDDKPPPAPDKPPRPLTTATLNRHTYKAQKHEVNTELTTHHHEPKPERTDKNEKIEKLEKTAEMEGKSLICETTNHDTHPHENNEKIETPKLDNNVEIKRKNSDSSDTKRKNSDSLAPIGFEGINMRSTSNAAQFRISDPENNDMHKSKPVPAEKPSPSTLERKRVPVAAPRTTLVNAAHQNCSTPDDTVELRKKSDPAPVDRNSKPAIPERPAGLARPSSLIRPHIRQSNENLDVDVGPLTLERAHVYSVDKQQVSIIQVRGNNSAKATSESNGNSASNLQRSPSVGSRPTSMSLSGERPEKPPRPDMPEQNKSHARTRSEGNIIDVQTQTQTVIVPKSPGQIQTGEKSPRFHQRPPRPQPPPPPPPTNRPKSDHESTNL
- the LOC135164840 gene encoding rho GTPase-activating protein 44-like isoform X1 gives rise to the protein MKKQFFRVKQLADQTFSRAGKTEVLTDDLQAADKHVELIRNALTGLSKRLGTPPSAALAQDTSLKEKRLKKCPEYVLGQTMMDCATDDGLMSYTLAVCGRAQVLLASETVDHEAKVEQYVAAPLQQILETDVPNIIKHKRNLARLILDMDSARTRYHQASKHSAGGTAATKIDNLREELEEAETKVEQCRDQLAAEMFQLMSRETELAQRIIQYVKLQRAYHESALFCLEDLIPGLESYINDNEMKPVYGHPLEEHLRVTNRKIALPIQLCVSALLKLGMEEEGLFRIAGGASKLRRIKLSLDACCLTLPTALEYKDPHVIAGALKSYLRELPEPLLTYKLYPEWMAAAKIVQSDIRLRALWEVLHKLPPANLENLRFLIKFLAVLTKNSDVNKMSPQNIAIVIAPNLIWSPQEDVNTMVMNMSTANNSSLIVDQLITYADWFFPGEIDFDRDLDVGIVNGNEPQVIGMRRCISNSSLSDHGESPPQGSPKPATRRKNKPAPTPPNATPDKTEKRMDDKPPPAPDKPPRPLTTATLNRHTYKAQKHEVNTELTTHHHEPKPERTDKNEKIEKLEKTAEMEGKSLICETTNHDTHPHENNEKIETPKLDNNVEIKRKNSDSSDTKRKNSDSLAPIGFEGINMRSTSNAAQFRISDPENNDMHKSKPVPAEKPSPSTLERKRVPVAAPRTTLVNAAHQNCSTPDDTVELRKKSDPAPVDRNSKPAIPERPAGLARPSSLIRPHIRQSNENLDVDVGPLTLERAHVYSVDKQQVSIIQVRGNNSAKATSESNGNSASNLQRSPSVGSRPTSMSLSGERPEKPPRPDMPEQNKSHARTRSEGNIIDVQTQTQTVIVPKSPGQIQTGEKSPRFHQRPPRPQPPPPPPPTNRPKSDHESTNL
- the LOC135164840 gene encoding rho GTPase-activating protein 44-like isoform X3 produces the protein MKKQFFRVKQLADQTFSRAGKTEVLTDDLQAADKHVELIRNALTGLSKRLGTPPSAALAQDTSLKEKRLKKCPEYVLGQTMMDCATDDGLMSYTLAVCGRAQVLLASETVDHEAKVEQYVAAPLQQILETDVPNIIKHKRNLARLILDMDSARTRYHQASKHSAGGTAATKIDNLREELEEAETKVEQCRDQLAAEMFQLMSRETELAQRIIQYVKLQRAYHESALFCLEDLIPGLESYINDNEMKPVYGHPLEEHLRVTNRKIALPIQLCVSALLKLGMEEEGLFRIAGGASKLRRIKLSLDACCLTLPTALEYKDPHVIAGALKSYLRELPEPLLTYKLYPEWMAAAKIVQSDIRLRALWEVLHKLPPANLENLRFLIKFLAVLTKNSDVNKMSPQNIAIVIAPNLIWSPQEDVNTMVMNMSTANNSSLIVDQLITYADWFFPGEIDFDRDLDVGIVNGNEPQVIGMRRCISNSSLSDHGESPPQGSPKPATRRKNKPAPTPPNATPDKTEKRMDDKPPPAPDKPPRPLTTATLNRHTYKAQKHEVNTELTTHHHEPKPERTDKNEKIEKLEKTAEMEGKSLICETTNHDTHPHENNEKIETPKLDNNVEIKRKNSDSSDTKRKNSDSLAPIGFEGINMRSTSNAAQFRISDPENNDMHKSKPVPAEKPSPSTLERKRVPVAAPRTTLVNAAHQNCSTPDDTVELRKKSDPAPVDRNSKPAIPERPAGLARPSSLIRPHIRQSNENLDVDVGPLTLERAHVYSVDKQQRSPSVGSRPTSMSLSGERPEKPPRPDMPEQNKSHARTRSEGNIIDVQTQTQTVIVPKSPGQIQTGEKSPRFHQRPPRPQPPPPPPPTNRPKSDHESTNL